One segment of Tetrapisispora phaffii CBS 4417 chromosome 1, complete genome DNA contains the following:
- the FAR1 gene encoding cyclin-dependent protein serine/threonine kinase inhibiting protein FAR1 (similar to Saccharomyces cerevisiae FAR1 (YJL157C); ancestral locus Anc_1.190), whose product MNILRTPSRASNNSEKVLHTPPSIHHDVFGSNKQKFMKGLSGKVIRKSPNKNLNKITTPKPLTPPSSVKSKKLNKPPPLKLNNDFKIDLSTNKKKSIKKYNPLTSSPQPQQSVNLLSPIPLMFTTNSKKIEGITPLNSNLLKGLFEPTKITSVDQMVIGGDDDLQFMSDESPTLLLNAKRSSSRNFSNRSEAVKVQNCSICEECMSLKLNGEKVIELDCGHVSHYECYNSVFTSTSKSTKTPQCSFCLEASLPKDEDVMEKLVSNSLIAESPTFNVPMSTTSIKKQWLNPTTPTNNSISLQTPYDQLIQTADITTNGFISANSTVRNSILTGTDDTQFMFNLIKGVIKDYSEDPSTYQLLDITEDRQEKDVDLKLIETPDNFKLKLQFNDSLGDSEEEDILYSDEATNELKDDIVKQVTAQLNLRETYGELLMFDKVKYSKDGENWNSKITVLYFTKYLILFDNFEMKVSGKLPVSQIFQAKMLNHDTVIMDLMSTSVPEIYFCFDEGCNNSNSNSSNNNNSNSESLTDEINPTALKWKYYIENAGKHIEIPPQFITHNALDILSQDLQKNLVELKARGDARKEWLVNYNDTTLQLIVCINVSTKGDITEYKKRLTEMLNGILSKLNADDKFGLVILGQDGDGIISEAGKYIGLINNEWCGWREIIEELEITNEEIFSDNDKIILKALETSCKLLSANHFDLPSDDHESERLSNSARNVLILANDASSIGRDGLAKKYEERLEIDFSCQVQIMSLKTLERSMDYFIDDLHRKKFQNIVVHINDGKTFRFGNMSSGEIKYCKYEIANISDLITDRKVILTWFDLDQMRTIKVQKNLTITSTA is encoded by the coding sequence atgaatattttaagaacTCCAAGTAGAGCTTCCAATAACTCTGAAAAAGTTTTGCATACACCTCCAAGTATACATCATGATGTCTTTGGCTCTAATAAGCAAAAGTTCATGAAGGGCCTTTCAGGAAAGGTAATTAGAAAATCTcctaataaaaatttgaataaaataacaacGCCAAAACCATTAACACCACCTTCAAGTGTAAAATCAAAGAAACTTAACAAACCTCCTCCCTTAAAGTTGAATAATGACTTTAAAATCGACTTATCgacaaataaaaaaaagtcaataaaaaaatataaccCATTGACATCTAGTCCACAACCACAGCAATCAGTTAACTTATTGTCACCAATACCATTAATGTTTACTACTAACAGTAAAAAAATCGAAGGCATTACTCCATTGAATAGCAATTTACTGAAAGGATTATTTGAGCCTACAAAAATAACAAGTGTTGATCAAATGGTGATAGGTGGTGATGATGATCTCCAATTCATGTCCGATGAATCACCAACTCTTTTACTCAATGCTAAGAGAAGTAGTAGTAGGAATTTTTCCAATCGTTCTGAAGCTGTTAAGGTCCAAAATTGTTCGATTTGTGAAGAGTGTATGAGTTTAAAGCTTAACGGAGAAAAGGTTATTGAACTTGATTGTGGTCATGTTTCTCATTACGAATGTTATAACTCTGTTTTTACAAGTACCAGCAAATCAACTAAAACACCTCAGTGTTCTTTTTGTTTAGAAGCTTCTCTACcaaaagatgaagatgttATGGAGAAACTAGTTTCGAATTCATTGATAGCAGAATCACCAACATTTAATGTACCAATGTCTACTACTTCTATTAAAAAGCAATGGTTAAATCCAACAACACCtactaataattcaatttcacTACAGACTCCATATgatcaattaattcaaacCGCCGATATTACAACTAATGGTTTTATCAGTGCTAATTCTACTGTGAGAAACTCTATTCTAACTGGCACTGATGACACTCAATTTATGTTTAATCTAATCAAAGGCGTCATAAAAGATTATTCAGAAGACCCTTCTACCTATCAACTTCTCGATATTACTGAGGACAGACAAGAAAAAGACGTAGATTTAAAACTAATTGAAACTCCagataatttcaaattaaagTTACAATTTAATGATAGCCTCGGTGATagtgaagaagaagacaTACTATATAGTGATGAGGCAACTAATGAGCTAAAAGATGATATTGTTAAGCAAGTGACAGCTCAATTAAATCTCCGTGAAACATATGGCGAACTTCTTATGTTTGATAAGGTCAAATATTCTAAAGATGGAGAAAATTGGAATTCAAAGATTACAGTACTCTATTTTACTAAATATTTGATCTTATTTGATAACTTTGAAATGAAAGTGTCAGGTAAGTTACCTGTTTCTCAGATTTTCCAGGCTAAAATGTTAAATCACGACACTGTCATCATGGATCTAATGAGTACTTCGGTACcagaaatatatttttgttttgatgAAGGatgtaataatagtaatagtaatagcagtaataataataacagtaATAGTGAATCATTAACAGATGAAATCAACCCTACTGCTCTCAAATggaaatattatattgaaaatgctGGAAAGCACATAGAAATCCCACCTCAATTTATAACACATAATGCCCTCGACATATTATCGCAAGATTTACAGAAAAACTTGGTTGAACTTAAAGCTAGAGGTGATGCGAGGAAGGAGTGGCTTGTGAATTATAATGACACAACTCTTCAGTTGATAGTCTGTATTAATGTCTCTACAAAAGGAGATATCACTGAATACAAGAAACGGCTCACTGAAATGCTAAACGGCATTTTATCGAAGTTGAATGCGGACGATAAATTTGGATTGGTAATCTTAGGACAAGATGGTGATGGTATTATCAGTGAAGCCGGCAAATATATAGGtctaataaataatgaatggTGTGGCTGGCGGGAGATAATAGAAGAACTGGAGATAACCAATGAGGAGATTTTCTCAGATAATGATAAGATTATATTAAAAGCATTGGAAACCTCGTGTAAACTTCTCTCTGCTAATCATTTTGATCTTCCATCTGATGATCACGAATCTGAGAGACTTTCTAATTCTGCCAGGAACGTATTGATATTAGCAAATGATGCATCTTCGATAGGAAGAGATGGATTAgctaaaaaatatgaagaaagattagaaattgatttttcttGCCAGGTACAGATCATGAGTCTGAAGACCTTAGAAAGGTCAATGGATTACTTCATTGACGATCTGCATAGaaagaaatttcaaaatatcgTTGTTCACATAAATGATG